In the Apteryx mantelli isolate bAptMan1 chromosome 1, bAptMan1.hap1, whole genome shotgun sequence genome, one interval contains:
- the AKAP11 gene encoding A-kinase anchor protein 11 isoform X2 translates to MDIYAKAQSNRVKPRISVKKTFGEGVLHSMKSLLQSRKELCSVSAEECLNWEEQANFLEELTAISVELPDVLKSLQLCKLKENEVIFLKDIKKSLEKPYIMKDQNQLPEVLCVMRLSPSFPRIKADYVFTLLSKYTTGIRYAMEINSLQKHQTETSNAEDDDTNQSVSSIEDDFVTAFEHLDEDEPSKMQSVGPCSFSSRNHRDVASQTIPAQCLEAVDSKILMGSVHRKSSARSTLVDILGLKELSSVKNSVTTSISDPWIQQSFYKPYNPSDQGVNFLRKTLFSSSPAESSESDCSSPSPIIFLDEEGYQKSLKAKLQLPKIPVVKDGIEDSDSEVSEFFDSFDQFDELEQTLENTCKVIRDPIQGNPPQKRRTAHEQLFSASITMNPQKFKFDRPTLPANVKKPTPRKPESPYSSIFDVPDSPRPVKMSGEENGGLFSPIRSSAFSPLGSCGSSECLCRMNLGGDGTGQNHHDALYNTYSEYADSFSFEILGSVFHSESSSEQICAGNESKRNRIALKGEKSLTTDHRMKTGKELAKQAKSKHKSLMIRDSIQRFATELVEKSFGSAFKDLQKGVSSCTNALCHLAARLTSSVFQMAFYEIGRRRAISLKECAINGLASFLVSEAITGALKELRHVKKQIFTNTVARFAADLAEELVFEGIMEVCQFSYPSTPTAAQPSSFDFEDKVVRSYARDLSESVIQEAFIELSQVDVTFTTQAAISVSMDNIKYVSAESMLQSTQTSTAFPSFNDRVALNPIQESRKEYTVQQALFCASGVVSSIPVPLAGRALCQHQVSSDVYKAKAWTASNSDGNMKVYKDSTHLFFTTRKREEEIASFRNIYLTSDPSQSTENNSSLLHNQNDTKQANNRSGMNNNLELTSGSKSISSFSGTMVDMIVNEAYEAITSSRVTKAVEEYTDFLTRKIVEKKPYLQCIGEDFPKNVFADHLAKYIIKQSVDESNSVVSNTCDYLAYNMGSQTYTDNSRKEQYSVLMKQEAEKQNNVPIIVEQQRMPLNNPSKLLTPAHSVPCSSESKDSCQEQKGRRLFSSSPPCCSTVTFSKHDFTDTGSCSIKYLNKPSKYRDTQKASSGSLTYRQDDCCLHASNFSVMFGSVDALQMEDKSVIKDGNTCVMPDTPPPTPLVPCQASSEKNLRKLSKKLKGELAKEFAPATPPSTPYNPSVTGLSETEHNSLEKEEFMLKLMRSLSEEVESSEDEDYSEMLAEKEEHPEKTIQYADHLASHIISIATEMAASHLDDKTNEGEANKQVQLSMPNKRYGSAVFINIPEETCNSLWNYAGDMAGKVISEAKKMVKSRHCKLRLKRVNCQVDCLYLRKGDKVDSSKEWWGPGQDQWPGERDSSVLSLPQSLGMMGLTSKYPSCESVTDEYADHIIRVLKREGGNAELLVDQYASRLAYRSIKSGLQQAAGKTKLRYNRKTLPGQNTKVNGKLELFKIMNKDSLQQVKSRIHHCEDQTCERNVCAQRAEHTELLRFSESLAQSITCDVRKKLKMSGTCLPKSLTDSCLYKKTEFDEITGDLIKTTFSRTFLPFSPNCKLYHSTGSLNENGYSEGIIQTIEQYARKVADDTLEMSLESAVLHAAENRKNGDGLSYTEKLSPFSGTVCRCCSMKEHLYCTESTSRLPAQESSIPVRHFPHSRLGGVCQKSRIFHLDIPKIHIDVEQKAVFSDKVVTAAIEKAERELSNMSLTADSGIGQDGVSFAESLTTEIMTSAMTNIGQAVNISSAGREGFHSVESIVSQQMSLSIGDDSTGSWSNLSFEDEHPDESSSFLHLSDSNGNSSSWSSLGLEGDMYEENLSFPTSDSDGTEDKDEDSKDAVEGMEQIRKTLAIVNIDLEPNIVDPQLRAALQWLAASETEVSDLHFHDTATREFVFLSRRLRESDWKVGDLLQAVLKYCEIIEKASDGEQVLNKSLVGWLLENV, encoded by the exons ATGGATATATATGCCAAGGCTCAGAGCAATCGAGTGAAGCCAAGGATATCTGTGAAAAAG ACTTTTGGTGAAGGTGTGCTGCACTCTATGAAGTCACTGCTACAGAGCAGAAAAGAGTTATGCAGTGTATCAGCAGAAGAGTGCTTAAATTGGGAAGAACAAGCTAATTTTCTTGAG GAATTGACAGCTATTTCTGTAGAGCTTCCAGATGTCCTGAAATCGCTCCAGTTGTGcaaactaaaagaaaatgaagttataTTTCTAAAAGATATAAAGAAAAGCTTGGAAAAACCTTATATCATGAAAGATCAG AATCAACTTCCTGAAGTGCTTTGTGTGATGAGATTGTCTCCTTCATTCCCAAGGATCAAAGCTGATTATGTATTTACCTTGCTGAGCAAATATACTACAGGCATAAGATATGCAATGGAAATAAACTCATTGCAAAAACATCAAACAGAGACATCCAATGCAGAAGATGATGATACTAATCAGTCAGTTTCTTCAATTGAGGATGATTTTGTCACTGCTTTTGAACACTTAGATGAAGATGAGCCTTCAAAGATGCAAAGTGTTG gtccaTGCAGTTTTAGTTCTCGAAACCATCGAGATGTTGCTTCACAGACCATCCCCGCTCAATGTTTAGAAGCTGTTGACTCAAAAATCCTCATGGGTTCTGTACATCGAAAGTCATCTGCTAGATCTACTTTGGTTGATATTTTGGGACTTAAGGAACTGTCCTCAGTAAAAAACTCAGTTACAACCTCAATTTCTGATCCTTGGATACAGCAGAGTTTCTATAAGCCATATAATCCTTCTGATCAAGGTGTTAATTTTTTACGTAAAACATTATTTTCCTCCTCTCCGGCAGAATCCTCTGAGTCAGATTGCTCCAGCCCAAGCCCTATTATCTTCTTAGATGAAGAAGGATATCAAAAAAGCTTGAAGGCAAAACTTCAACTGCCAAAAATTCCAGTAGTGAAAGATGGCATAGAGGATTCAGACTCAGAAGTAAGTGAATTTTTTGATAGTTTTGATCAATTTGATGAACTGGAACAAACCCTGGAAAACACTTGTAAAGTTATTAGGGATCCAATCCAAGGGAATCCTCCTCAGAAAAGAAGGACTGCTCATGAGCAACTGTTTTCTGCAAGCATTACAATGAATCCTCAAAAATTCAAGTTTGATCGTCCCACACTTCCAGCCAATGTAAAGAAACCAACTCCTCGTAAACCAGAATCGCCATACAGCAGCATTTTTGATGTTCCAGATTCTCCTCGCCCGGTTAAAATGTCAGGGGAAGAGAATGGAGGTTTGTTCAGCCCTATTAGATCATCAGCTTTCAGTCCACTAGGGAGCTGTGGTTCTTCTGAATGTTTGTGTCGGATGAATCTTGGTGGAGATGGGACAGGTCAAAACCACCATGACGCACTTTATAATACTTACTCAGAATATGCTGAtagtttttcatttgaaatactaggttctgtttttcattctgaGTCTTCATCAGAACAAATATGTGCAGGAAATGAGTCCAAACGCAACAGAATtgctttgaaaggagaaaaaagtctaACTACAGATCACAGAATGAAAACTGGCAAAGAGCTGGCTAAGCAAGCTAAATCGAAACATAAGTCATTAATGATTAGAGATAGCATTCAAAGATTTGCAACTGAATTGGTTGAAAAAAGTTTTGGCAGTGCATTTAAAGATCTGCAAAAAGGCGTTTCTTCATGCACCAATGCACTTTGTCATTTGGCTGCTAGGTTGACTTCTTCAGTCTTTCAAATGGCTTTTTATGAGATTGGAAGACGTAGAGCAATTTCCTTGAAGGAGTGTGCCATTAATGGGCTGGCAAGCTTTTTGGTGAGTGAAGCTATAACTGGTGCTTTGAAAGAACTGCGGCAtgtaaagaaacaaatatttacCAACACAGTTGCACGATTTGCAGCAGACCTTGCTGAAGAACTTGTATTTGAAGGAATCATGGAAGTATGCCAGTTTTCATATCCATCGACACCTACAGCTGCACAGCCTTCATCATTTGATTTTGAAGACAAAGTGGTAAGATCCTATGCCAGAGATTTGTCTGAATCTGTCATTCAGGAGGCTTTTATTGAACTATCTCAGGTTGATGTGACCTTCACAACACAAGCAGCCATTAGTGTTTCCATGGACAACATTAAATATGTGAGCGCAGAAAGTATGTTACAGTCAACACAGACTTCCACAGCTTTTCCTAGTTTTAATGATAGAGTAGCACTGAATCCCATACAAGAATCCAGAAAAGAATATACAGTACAGCAAGCTCTATTTTGTGCCTCTGGTGTTGTAAGTTCAATACCTGTGCCCTTAGCTGGAAGAGCTCTTTGTCAACATCAGGTTTCCTCTGATGTTTATAAAGCAAAAGCATGGACTGCTTCAAACTCTGATGGCAATATGAAAGTGTACAAAGACTCTACTCATCTGTTTTTCACAactagaaagagagaggaggaaattgCTTCTTTCAGAAATATATACCTAACTTCAGATCCCAGTCAAAGTACTGAAAATAATTCATCACTTTTACATAACCAAAATGATACCAAACAAGCAAATAACAGATCTGGAATGAATAATAACTTAGAATTAACAAGTGGGTCAAAAAGCATCAGTAGTTTCTCTGGAACAATGGTAGATATGATCGTAAATGAAGCCTATGAAGCCATAACTTCATCCAGGGTTACAAAAGCAGTGGAAGAGTATACAGattttttaacaagaaaaatagTAGAGAAAAAACCTTATTTGCAATGCATTGGTGAAGATTTTCCCAAGAATGTGTTTGCAGACCACTTGGCCAAGTATATTATAAAACAATCTGTGGATGAAAGTAACAGCGTCGTATCCAACACCTGTGATTATTTAGCATATAATATGGGCTCACAGACATACACAGATAACAGTAGAAAAGAACAATATAGTGTGTTAATGAAGCAAGAGGCTGAGAAACAAAATAACGTCCCTATAATTGTTGAACAGCAACGGATGCCTTTGAATAATCCATCTAAACTTCTTACTCCAGCTCATTCTGTTCCATGTTCTTCAGAATCTAAAGACAGTTGTCAGGAACAAAAAGGACGGAGGTTGTTTTCAAGTTCACCACCATGTTGTTCCACTGTGACTTTTTCTAAGCATGACTTTACTGACACAGGAAGCTGCTCAATAAAGTACTTAAATAAGCCCTCAAAATACCGTGACACTCAAAAAGCATCGTCTGGATCTCTAACTTACAGGCAGGATGATTGTTGTCTGCATGCAAGTAACTTTTCAGTTATGTTTGGTAGTGTAGATGCTTTGCAGATGGAAGATAAATCAGTTATCAAGGATGGAAATACCTGTGTAATGCCTGATACACCCCCACCAACTCCCTTAGTTCCATGTCAAGCTAGTTCTGAAAAGAACCTAAGGAAGTTATCTAAGAAACTCAAGGGAGAATTAGCAAAGGAATTTGCACCCGCAACACCACCTTCTACGCCATATAATCCATCTGTTACTGGTTTGTCTGAAACTGAACACAACTCTctggaaaaggaagaatttaTGCTGAAACTCATGCGGTCACTTTCTGAAGAAGTGGAAAGTAGTGAAGATGAAGATTATTCTGAAATGCTAGCTGAGAAGGAGGAACATCCAGAAAAAACAATACAGTATGCAGATCACTTAGCTAGTCATATAATTTCAATAGCAACTGAAATGGCTGCTTCCCATTTAGATGATAAAACAAATGAAGGTGAAGCTAATAAACAGGTTCAGTTAAGTATGCCGAACAAAAGATATGGGTCTgctgtatttataaatattccAGAAGAGACCTGCAATTCTTTATGGAATTATGCAGGTGATATGGCAGGAAAAGTTATCAGTGAGGCCAAGAAAATGGTGAAATCAAGGCATTGTAAACTGAGGTTGAAGCGGGTTAACTGCCAGGTGGATTGCCTTTATCTGAGAAAAGGTGATAAAGTTGATAGTTCAAAAGAAtggtggggtccagggcaggaccAGTGGCCCGGGGAGAGGGATTCTTCTGTACTTTCTTTACCACAAAGTTTGGGCATGATGGGTTTGACTTCCAAATACCCAAGCTGTGAAAGTGTGACTGATGAATATGCAGATCATATTATTCGAGTTTTGAAAAGAGAAGGTGGTAATGCTGAATTGTTAGTGGATCAGTATGCTAGTAGACTTGCTTACAGGTCTATAAAATCAGGCCTACAGCAAGCTGCTGGGAAAACTAAATTGAGGTACAACAGAAAGACATTGCCTGGGCAAAATACAAAGGTAAATGGTAAGCTGGAGCTCTTCAAAATAATGAATAAAGATTCACTACAGCAAGTGAAAAGCAGGATTCATCACTGTGAAGACCAAACTTGCGAAAGGAATGTCTGCGCACAGAGAGCGGAACACACAGAGTTGTTACGTTTTTCGGAATCCCTTGCTCAGAGTATAACTTGTGATgtcaggaagaaattgaaaatgtcAGGAACGTGTTTGCCAAAATCTTTAACAGATTCTTGTCTATATAAAAAGACTGAATTTGATGAAATCACAGGGGATCTTATTAAAACAACATTTTCTAGGAcgtttcttcctttctcccccaATTGTAAACTGTATCATAGTACAGGCAGTTTAAATGAAAATGGCTATAGTGAAGGCATAATTCAAACTATAGAACAATATGCTAGGAAAGTAGCAGACGATACTCTAGAAATGAGTTTAGAATCTGCTGTTCTCCATGcggctgaaaacagaaaaaatggggATGGACTCTCATACACTGAGAAATTGTCTCCTTTTTCTGGAACTGTCTGTAGATGCTGCAGTATGAAGGAACATCTGTACTGTACAGAGAGTACATCTCGTCTACCTGCACAAGAATCCTCCATTCCAGTGAGGCATTTTCCTCATTCTAGGTTGGGTGGTGTCTGTCAAAAATCAAGAATATTTCACCTTGATATTCCTAAAATTCATATTGATGTAGAACAGAAGGCAGTGTTTTCTGACAAGGTGGTTACTGCAGCTATtgagaaagcagagagagaacTGAGTAACATGAGTCTGACGGCTGACAGTGGTATTGGGCAAGATGGAGTCAGTTTTGCCGAAAGCCTTACTACTGAAATAATGACATCAGCTATGACTAATATTGGTCAGGCAGTTAACATAAG CTCTGCTGGAAGAGAAGGATTTCACTCAGTTGAATCTATTGTTAGCCAGCAGATGAGTCTGAGTATTGGTGATGATAGCACTGGCAGTTGGTCCAACCTAAGTTTTGAAGATGAACATCCTGATGAAAGCAGCAGTTTTCTTCACCTCAGTGACAG TAATGGTAACAGCAGTAGCTGGAGCAGTCTTGGTTTAGAAGGGGATATGTATGAGGAGAATTTATCCTTTCCAACATCAGACAG tgATGGAACAGAAGATAAAGATGAAGACTCCAAGGATGCTGTAGAAG gtATGGAGCAAATAAGAAAGACATTAGCAATAGTGAATATTGATCTGGAACCAAATATAGTGGATCCCCAGCTCAGAGCAGCGCTCCAGTGGCTGGCAGCTTCTGAAACAGAGGTGTCTGACCTTCATTTTCATGACACTGCTACAAGGGAATTTGTCTTT CTTTCCAGAAGACTGCGAGAAAGTGATTGGAAAGTGGGAGATCTCTTGCAAGCAGTGCTGAAGTACTGTGAAATAATAGAGAAGGCATCTGATGGAGAACAAGTCCTAAATAAGTCTTTGGTTGGTTGGCTTCTGGAAAATGTCTGA